AAACTATGAAGATTTCCTTTAATATTCGGTATAAGGCAAAAAGCACATCTATGACTGCAACCGTCAGCTATCTTTAGGTATGCATAATGGGAAAGCGTCACAAGAAATCTCGACGGAAGAACGAGCTCGAAATCTCTTGAAAGAAATTGGCCTTTCCTGTCTGATCTTAAAGCATCGACAATATGATTAATATCATTTGTTCCGGTAATTACATCTATTTCAGGAAATTTATCCATAAGACTACTTCCATCAAGTGAAGGATAACAACCTGAGACTATGAGCTTTTTTATAATGCCAGCTTTCTTTTTTTCAATAAATTCTTTAATTACCCCCTCTGCTTCACTACGTGCAGATTGAAGAAAAGCACAAGTATTAATAATAATTGAATGTGCCTCTTCCAAGTTTGGCGTTATATGAATATTGTTTTCTAACAGTTTACCCAGGATTCTTTCCCTATCCACAATATTTTTAGGGCATCCAAGACTTACAAGACCAACTGGCTCAAAAATTCTATTACGGTCTATATATAACCTCCACTACATCTTTATTTTCACTTACTTGTCCTATATTCTGTCCATTCTTTGTCACATAAACATGTCTTGCATTGCCAAAAAGAATTTTTATGGACTCTTCCCCTTTGAATTCTCTACTTTCTCCTCCATTTATAAACAGTTGCATATATTCCCCATCTATTGTCACGCCTACCCAGCACTTCGCATCTGCATGAACAATTATATTTATGCCTCTAGCAACTTCTTCTACTGTTTCGTCAGGTATAATTGGCGTAATTTCGTCAGGTATAATTGGCGTAATTTCGTCAGGCTTTATCTCTTCCGCAGGAGCAACCACTGAAGAATTATCTGGCTCTTGCAAAGGCACTTTCTTCATAGAAAAAAATAACGCAACAATCACGACCGACACAATAACAAGTGCAACTATTATTATACCTTTATAATTTCTTCTTGATAATATCGGCACAAATTGTTCCTTTGGCTCTTCCTCATCACTAAAAAGCTCTTTATATGCAGTAGAAAGAGGAACAGGGTTCAACCATAGGAACGTTGCATATTTACGTATATACGCATGAATAAACCCGTCATATTTGTCAAATTCATTATTCTCTATTTTCTCAAGATAGTACTCACGTATCAGAGTTTGCTCTGAAACTTCGCGAATGGATAAATCTTTCTTCTCCCTTGCTTCACGCAAAACTTTACCTATATCAACCATTTCGCTTACCACCTTGCGTTAATCGCTTATCCTACTCCATATATTGTTGGACAAATTTTCATTTATTCAAACACTTCACCAACAACTTCCCTCACATCATCAACAAATTTAAATACAAGTTTTTCTTTTACCTGTTTGGGAATTTTCTTTAAATCATTTTCGTTCTGTTTTGGTAAAATAATTGTTTTGATCCCAGCTCTATATGCTCCCAATACCTTTTCTTTCACCCCACCAACAGGCAACACTCTGCCTCTTAGTGTAATCTCTCCTGTCATTGCTAGATTCCTGTTAATGGGCTTTTCTCTAGCTATTGAAATAAGAGCAGTAAAAATAGCAATTCCAGCAGAAGGACCCTCTTTCGGTACTGCTCCTTCAGGTACATGTATATGGACATCATATTTATCACAAAAATCTTTCGGAGCGCCTAATTCTTTTGCATGAGCTCTTACATAACTTAACGCTGCATGGGCACTCTCTTTCATCACATCACCTAACTGTCCTGTAAGAATTAAATTTCCTTTCCCTGGCATTTTTATTGCCTCTATAAATACAATATCTCCTCCCGCTCGAGTTACCACCATCCCGCAAGCAACACCTATCTGGCTTTTCTTTTCTTTAATCCCTACAGCAAAAATTGGCACTCCCAAATATTCATTCAGATTTTTGTCAGTAATCTTAACTTTTTTAAAATGCTTCTCTACTTTATTTTTTGCAACTTTCCTCATAATCTTCATTATGGAACGCTCTAAGTTTCTCAACCCGGCTTCTCTTGTATATTCTCCTATAATGCGAAGTACAGCTTTTTTCGAAATTTTTATATCCTCTTTTGAAAGTCCGTGAAATTTCAATTGTTTTGGAATAATAAATTCTGTTGCAATACATAGTTTCTCTTCATCAATATATCCCGGGAGTGACATTATTTCCATTCTATCAAACAGTGCAGGGGGTATTGTATCTATAATATTGGCAGTAGTAATAAAAAGAACTTCCGAAAGGTCAAATGGCAATTCTATATAATGGTCAGAGAAAGAATTATTCTGTTCTGGATCCAGTCCTTCAAGAAGAGCTGCAGTAGGATCTCCCCGAAAATCTGCACCTACCTTGTCTATTTCATCAAGTAAAAATACAGGATTTTTAACACCTGACTGTTTTACTCCTTGAATAATGCGCCCGGGCATTGCTCCTACATATGTTCTTCTATG
The window above is part of the Caldisericota bacterium genome. Proteins encoded here:
- a CDS encoding DUF4115 domain-containing protein; translated protein: MVDIGKVLREAREKKDLSIREVSEQTLIREYYLEKIENNEFDKYDGFIHAYIRKYATFLWLNPVPLSTAYKELFSDEEEPKEQFVPILSRRNYKGIIIVALVIVSVVIVALFFSMKKVPLQEPDNSSVVAPAEEIKPDEITPIIPDEITPIIPDETVEEVARGINIIVHADAKCWVGVTIDGEYMQLFINGGESREFKGEESIKILFGNARHVYVTKNGQNIGQVSENKDVVEVIYRP